The following are from one region of the Rosistilla carotiformis genome:
- a CDS encoding PSD1 and planctomycete cytochrome C domain-containing protein, which yields MFACWVPFRCDRVAAAFLMLTLLSSGVAAGEEPSFFETQIRPILREYCFDCHGATEELEGGLDLRLVRFIKSGGDSGTALVPGDPEESLLLTRVRDGDMPPGEARVSDDKIAILEKWIASGAATLRPEPEQIGPGIPITEEERNYWAYQPIAPPQTPLPEARGTIRTPIDALLAAAMPEGLSFSPDADRFTSIQRLFNDLIGLPPTAEQVAQWMQHSDPDWYEQLVEELLRSPHYGERWARHWLDAAGYADSDGYTVADSSRDWAWRYRDYVIRSFSADKPFDRFITEQIAGDELAGPADGDWTAEQIELLTATGFLRMAADGTGSGDNSPEARNKTIADTMQIVCSTLLGSSVHCAQCHDHRYDPISHVDYFAIRSVFEPALDWKAWKAPAGRLVSLYTAADRAAAATIEEEVKLVAKERAEKQTAFIQEVFEEELLKFEEPQRSQLREAYNTAKDKRTEEQNKLLAANPAVNITAGVLYQYRPKAAEELKEFDKRIAEMRAKKPVEEFIHALVEAPNHAPVTQLFHRGDFNQPKQEVLPAGLTVVAPEGAVAQFPSNDPELPTTGRRLAFARWLTDANSNPLTPRAIVNRIWMHHFGRGIVSTPGDFGRLGGEPTHPELLDWLANDFVEHGWSLKHLHRQILKSTAWRQASYREPTRQAIDGDNHYYWRKSLQRVDAEILRDSILSVSGNLDVDRFGPPVDIAEDETGQVRVDAKRPRRSIYVRARRSQPVGMLQTFDAPVMSVNCDVRSVSTVAPQSLMMLNGDFILEQAALVAERAVAAEQTNRTAAAESATAASEADDRSWMPAIPKPIWTYGTGEVDEATGMLARFEALPNFTGTHWQGGPKVPAPGFGWVFLTKTGGHPGNPKHPAIRRWTAPTDGQLSISGSLQHGSENGDGVRGRILSAGGLRGSWNALHNSTATDVAPFAVASGETIDIVTDCLANENADSFSWQVKLDFTPTGGKPHLYDSVADFRGPSQPEDLAPLPDQIAAAWQIVLSRSPTDSEMQTALQFANRQLTQLFADPQGTPQDQTPGRQVLINICQMLINSNEFLYIE from the coding sequence ATGTTTGCATGTTGGGTTCCGTTTCGCTGTGATCGTGTTGCCGCCGCTTTCCTGATGCTGACGCTGCTGAGTTCCGGCGTGGCGGCGGGTGAAGAGCCATCGTTTTTCGAAACGCAGATCCGGCCGATCCTGCGCGAGTATTGTTTCGATTGCCACGGCGCGACTGAAGAGCTGGAAGGTGGGCTCGATCTGCGGCTGGTTCGGTTCATCAAATCGGGAGGCGATTCGGGAACGGCGCTCGTGCCGGGCGATCCAGAAGAGAGTTTGCTGCTGACGCGCGTTCGCGACGGCGACATGCCACCGGGGGAAGCGCGCGTCTCGGACGACAAAATAGCGATCCTGGAAAAATGGATCGCCAGCGGCGCCGCGACGCTGCGTCCCGAACCGGAACAGATTGGGCCGGGGATTCCGATCACCGAAGAGGAACGCAACTACTGGGCCTACCAACCGATCGCGCCGCCGCAAACGCCGCTTCCCGAAGCGCGAGGGACGATCCGCACGCCGATCGATGCGCTGCTGGCCGCTGCTATGCCCGAAGGCTTAAGCTTTTCGCCCGACGCCGATCGCTTCACCTCGATCCAGCGTCTGTTCAACGACTTGATTGGCCTTCCGCCGACCGCGGAACAAGTCGCCCAATGGATGCAGCATTCCGATCCCGATTGGTACGAACAGCTCGTCGAAGAACTGCTACGTTCGCCGCATTATGGCGAACGCTGGGCCCGGCATTGGTTGGACGCAGCGGGCTATGCCGACAGCGACGGCTACACCGTGGCCGACAGCAGCCGCGATTGGGCGTGGCGGTATCGCGACTACGTGATCCGGTCGTTCAGCGCCGACAAACCGTTTGACCGCTTTATCACCGAACAGATCGCTGGCGATGAACTGGCCGGCCCTGCCGACGGCGATTGGACTGCGGAGCAGATCGAGCTGCTGACCGCAACCGGTTTCCTGCGGATGGCAGCCGATGGAACCGGCAGCGGCGACAACAGCCCCGAAGCTCGCAATAAGACGATCGCTGACACGATGCAGATCGTCTGCAGCACGCTGTTGGGTTCCAGCGTGCACTGCGCCCAGTGCCACGACCACCGTTACGATCCGATCTCGCACGTCGATTATTTTGCAATCCGATCGGTCTTCGAACCGGCCCTGGACTGGAAAGCTTGGAAAGCTCCGGCCGGCCGTTTGGTCTCGCTTTACACCGCCGCCGATCGGGCTGCCGCAGCGACGATTGAAGAGGAGGTGAAGCTGGTCGCGAAGGAGCGAGCGGAGAAACAGACCGCGTTTATTCAGGAGGTCTTCGAAGAAGAGCTCCTGAAATTCGAAGAGCCCCAGCGTTCACAGCTTCGCGAGGCCTACAACACGGCCAAGGACAAACGAACCGAAGAGCAGAATAAGCTGCTGGCAGCCAACCCCGCCGTCAACATCACCGCGGGCGTGCTGTACCAGTACCGTCCCAAAGCGGCCGAAGAGCTGAAGGAATTCGACAAACGGATCGCCGAGATGCGAGCGAAGAAGCCGGTCGAAGAGTTCATCCACGCGTTGGTCGAAGCTCCCAACCACGCGCCGGTCACCCAGTTGTTTCACCGCGGCGACTTCAACCAACCGAAGCAGGAAGTCTTGCCGGCGGGGCTGACCGTCGTCGCTCCCGAAGGCGCTGTGGCCCAGTTCCCCAGCAACGATCCCGAACTGCCAACGACCGGCCGACGGCTAGCCTTTGCCCGCTGGTTGACCGATGCGAATAGCAATCCGCTGACACCGCGAGCGATCGTGAATCGGATTTGGATGCATCACTTCGGTCGCGGTATCGTGTCGACGCCGGGGGACTTTGGTCGCTTGGGTGGAGAACCGACGCATCCGGAATTGCTCGATTGGTTGGCAAACGATTTTGTCGAACATGGCTGGAGTCTGAAGCACCTGCATCGTCAGATCCTGAAGTCGACAGCATGGCGTCAGGCGTCGTATCGCGAACCGACGCGTCAGGCGATCGATGGCGATAACCATTATTATTGGCGAAAGTCGCTGCAACGCGTCGACGCGGAGATCCTTCGCGATTCGATCCTGTCGGTCTCCGGCAATCTGGACGTCGATCGGTTTGGGCCTCCCGTCGATATCGCCGAAGATGAAACCGGGCAGGTTCGCGTCGATGCCAAGCGACCGCGGCGCAGCATCTACGTCCGGGCGCGACGCAGCCAACCGGTCGGCATGTTGCAGACCTTCGACGCTCCGGTGATGAGCGTCAACTGCGACGTCCGCTCGGTCTCGACCGTCGCTCCCCAGTCGCTGATGATGCTCAACGGCGACTTCATCCTCGAACAAGCCGCGTTGGTCGCCGAGCGCGCCGTCGCCGCCGAACAAACCAACCGGACCGCGGCAGCGGAATCCGCCACCGCGGCCAGCGAAGCGGACGACCGTTCGTGGATGCCGGCGATCCCCAAACCGATCTGGACGTACGGCACGGGAGAAGTCGACGAAGCGACTGGCATGCTGGCCCGTTTCGAAGCGCTGCCGAACTTCACGGGGACGCATTGGCAGGGAGGCCCCAAAGTGCCAGCCCCTGGTTTCGGTTGGGTCTTTCTGACTAAAACCGGCGGCCATCCCGGCAATCCAAAACATCCCGCCATCCGGCGTTGGACCGCTCCGACCGACGGCCAGTTGAGCATTTCCGGTTCGCTGCAACACGGCAGTGAAAACGGCGATGGCGTTCGCGGCCGGATCCTTTCGGCTGGCGGCCTGCGAGGCAGCTGGAACGCGCTTCACAATTCAACCGCTACCGACGTCGCGCCCTTTGCTGTCGCCAGCGGCGAAACGATCGACATCGTCACCGATTGCTTGGCCAACGAAAACGCCGACTCCTTCAGCTGGCAAGTGAAGCTCGACTTCACGCCCACCGGCGGCAAACCTCATCTTTACGATTCGGTCGCCGATTTCCGCGGGCCCTCCCAACCGGAGGACCTCGCGCCGCTGCCGGATCAGATCGCAGCCGCTTGGCAAATCGTGTTGTCGCGTTCGCCAACCGATTCCGAGATGCAAACCGCGTTGCAGTTTGCCAACCGCCAACTGACGCAGCTGTTCGCCGACCCTCAAGGCACACCGCAAGATCAAACACCGGGACGCCAGGTGTTAATCAACATCTGCCAGATGCTGATCAATTCCAACGAATTCCTGTACATCGAATAA
- a CDS encoding CocE/NonD family hydrolase: protein MLACTRRFMFQIPIIALLVTSGLVAAAEDYHVEKDVMVPMRDGVRLATDIYRPMVDGKPSEERLPVILSRLPYNKNGAKSRGAYYATHGYVYVAQDTRGRYASEGVWHMLTDDGPDGVDCAAWIGKQPWSDGQIGMIGTSYFGGTQHAMALAGAPELKTVIPVDAMANMGRQSLRNAGAFELRFWNWIFLNASNGSRAGQDPGTKEVLKEMADQRHAYLQELPTRRGMTPLRLAPEYEDWLISAMENGPNDEFWEQNNIVDAPHKYKDIPVYLVSGWYDSWGGNNTATFMALRPEIKGPVYMIMGPWIHGQQSGYAHGQVSFGKQAAIADQWAWRREWYDHWLKGIDNSVGKADPFKTPVRIFVMGTGDGGKDEKGRLQHGGYWRSELDWPLERTQYTDFYLQPDGGLATEKPADEEAVTQYDFDPKNPVPNIGGNISSANDIMVQGAWDQKGGSHIWNFKNPIPLSARSDVLVFQTEPLTEDLEVTGELEVRLFASSSAVDTDFTAKLIDVYPPSADWPGGFDLNIADGIVRARFRESLKKEVLMTPGETYEFTIKMYPTSNVFKKGHRIRVDISSSNFPRFDVNPNTGEPLNRHRRTVVATQTIHHDATRPSRIILPVIPAE, encoded by the coding sequence ATGCTCGCATGCACTCGTCGTTTCATGTTTCAAATCCCCATCATCGCGCTGCTGGTTACCAGCGGTCTCGTCGCCGCAGCCGAAGATTATCACGTGGAAAAGGACGTGATGGTCCCGATGCGCGATGGCGTTCGTCTGGCGACCGACATCTATCGACCGATGGTCGATGGCAAACCGTCGGAGGAGCGGCTGCCGGTGATTCTGTCGCGCCTGCCGTACAATAAAAACGGAGCCAAGTCGCGCGGTGCTTATTACGCAACGCACGGTTACGTTTACGTCGCGCAAGACACTCGCGGACGCTACGCATCCGAAGGGGTCTGGCACATGTTGACCGATGATGGCCCCGACGGCGTCGACTGCGCCGCCTGGATCGGCAAGCAACCTTGGAGCGACGGGCAGATCGGAATGATCGGGACCTCCTATTTCGGCGGCACCCAACACGCGATGGCGTTGGCCGGCGCTCCGGAACTGAAGACGGTGATCCCTGTCGATGCGATGGCGAACATGGGGCGGCAGAGTCTTCGTAACGCGGGGGCTTTTGAGTTGCGTTTCTGGAACTGGATCTTCTTGAACGCGAGCAACGGCAGCCGCGCCGGCCAGGATCCTGGCACCAAAGAGGTCTTAAAAGAGATGGCGGATCAACGCCACGCCTATCTTCAAGAATTGCCGACACGTCGCGGGATGACGCCACTGCGTCTGGCCCCCGAATACGAAGACTGGTTGATCTCGGCGATGGAGAATGGGCCGAACGACGAATTCTGGGAACAAAACAATATCGTCGATGCGCCCCACAAATACAAAGACATCCCCGTCTATCTGGTCTCCGGTTGGTATGACTCTTGGGGCGGCAACAACACCGCCACTTTCATGGCGCTGCGACCGGAGATCAAGGGCCCGGTCTATATGATCATGGGGCCGTGGATTCACGGTCAACAATCCGGTTACGCTCACGGGCAGGTTTCGTTTGGCAAGCAGGCCGCGATCGCGGATCAATGGGCGTGGCGACGCGAGTGGTACGACCACTGGCTCAAAGGAATCGACAACTCCGTCGGCAAAGCCGATCCGTTCAAGACTCCCGTGCGGATCTTCGTGATGGGAACCGGCGATGGCGGCAAAGACGAAAAGGGACGCTTACAGCACGGTGGCTACTGGCGAAGCGAATTGGATTGGCCGTTGGAACGGACACAGTACACCGACTTTTATCTGCAACCCGATGGCGGCTTGGCGACGGAAAAGCCAGCGGACGAAGAGGCGGTCACGCAATACGATTTCGACCCCAAGAATCCCGTCCCCAACATCGGCGGGAACATCTCGTCGGCCAACGACATCATGGTCCAAGGGGCTTGGGATCAAAAGGGAGGCAGCCACATCTGGAACTTCAAAAATCCGATCCCGCTGTCGGCTCGCAGCGATGTTTTGGTCTTCCAAACCGAACCGCTGACCGAAGACTTGGAAGTCACCGGCGAATTGGAAGTTCGCTTGTTCGCATCCAGCTCCGCCGTCGACACCGACTTCACCGCCAAGCTGATCGATGTCTATCCGCCTTCGGCCGATTGGCCGGGCGGGTTTGATCTGAACATCGCCGACGGGATCGTGCGAGCAAGGTTCCGCGAGTCGCTGAAGAAGGAAGTCTTGATGACACCGGGCGAGACGTACGAATTCACGATCAAGATGTATCCGACGTCGAACGTCTTCAAAAAGGGACATCGGATTCGCGTCGACATCTCCAGTTCGAACTTCCCTCGCTTCGACGTGAACCCCAACACCGGGGAACCGTTGAACCGTCATCGCCGAACCGTCGTGGCGACGCAAACGATCCACCACGACGCAACGCGACCTAGCCGGATTATTTTGCCGGTGATTCCAGCGGAATAA